From a region of the Dickeya poaceiphila genome:
- the asmA gene encoding outer membrane assembly protein AsmA, whose protein sequence is MRRVFTALVILLVVLAAGMTALVVLINPNDFRAYMVHQVEARTGYRLNLDGDLRWHVWPQLSILSGTLSVSAPGAATPVISAENMRLDVKLWPLLSHQLEVKQVMLKGAVIRLTPDSEARVAGPVPIAPAGSPSPEPETPWRFDINRVEVADSVLVFQRRDAPALNVRDINLTLESDNTRQVRVSLSSRFNRDQRDLSFSLDAVLGMQNYPQQIGADISSISYQLQGAGLPAEGISGKGAIRGSYQRQPEKLTVNQFTLSANNSQLNGSLSATFGTTPEYTLALQSEKLDLDALLGLEPPSQRGESGDKTVIAKPVFSHDQLSEPYQGLRNSIDRVTVSANTLVYHGITVNQFALKGSNQRGTVKVTDFSGQVGEGHFSIPGTMNVNASPAITIQPTLTSVTLATLLPLFGLPDGLDGKLSLQGRFSGDDLSQQALIAQWRGSASVQIDQLRLSGLNIQQLIQQAVARNNSSIQVPDDYSRYTDIRQMRGEAMLDAGKLDLQSLSGQSEALTVNGDGQFDLPARRCDINMDVRVTQGWKGDGQWVQLLQDTAIPFRLYGEFGHLSYQLQVDQLLRKRLQDEMKKRLNDWADKNQPTPKTPATGM, encoded by the coding sequence ATGAGAAGAGTGTTTACCGCGCTGGTGATTCTGCTGGTGGTGTTGGCAGCAGGCATGACGGCGCTGGTGGTGTTGATCAATCCGAACGATTTTCGGGCCTATATGGTGCATCAGGTTGAGGCGCGTACTGGTTACCGGTTAAATCTGGATGGGGACCTGCGCTGGCATGTGTGGCCGCAACTGAGCATTCTGTCCGGTACTCTGTCAGTAAGCGCGCCAGGCGCGGCAACGCCGGTCATCAGCGCTGAGAATATGCGGCTGGATGTGAAGCTCTGGCCGTTGCTGTCTCACCAACTGGAAGTCAAACAGGTGATGCTGAAAGGCGCGGTGATTCGTCTGACGCCAGACAGTGAGGCGCGGGTAGCCGGTCCGGTGCCGATTGCCCCGGCTGGCTCGCCGTCACCGGAGCCGGAGACGCCGTGGCGTTTTGACATCAACCGGGTAGAGGTGGCCGATAGCGTGCTGGTGTTCCAGCGTAGAGACGCTCCTGCCCTGAATGTCCGTGACATCAACCTGACGCTGGAGAGCGATAACACCCGGCAGGTGCGGGTATCGCTCTCCAGCCGTTTTAACCGAGACCAGCGTGACTTGTCATTTTCACTCGACGCCGTGCTGGGTATGCAAAACTATCCGCAACAGATCGGCGCTGATATCAGCAGTATCAGTTATCAGTTGCAAGGCGCTGGTTTGCCAGCAGAGGGTATCAGCGGTAAAGGGGCGATTCGCGGCAGTTACCAGCGCCAGCCAGAGAAACTGACCGTCAACCAGTTTACGCTCAGTGCCAATAATAGTCAGTTGAACGGATCATTATCCGCTACTTTTGGGACGACGCCGGAATATACGCTGGCGTTGCAGTCGGAAAAACTGGATCTGGATGCGCTGCTGGGACTGGAACCCCCTTCGCAACGTGGCGAAAGCGGCGACAAAACGGTGATTGCTAAACCGGTATTCTCGCACGATCAGCTATCCGAGCCTTATCAGGGGTTACGCAATTCTATTGACCGGGTAACGGTGAGCGCCAATACGCTGGTCTATCATGGAATAACGGTTAACCAGTTTGCCCTTAAAGGCAGTAATCAGCGTGGCACCGTCAAGGTGACTGACTTCAGCGGTCAGGTAGGCGAGGGGCATTTCTCGATACCGGGAACCATGAATGTGAATGCATCTCCCGCTATTACTATTCAACCCACATTGACGTCGGTGACGTTGGCGACACTGTTGCCGCTGTTTGGCCTGCCTGATGGTCTGGACGGTAAACTGAGTCTGCAAGGGCGGTTTAGCGGTGATGATCTGTCACAGCAAGCGTTGATCGCGCAATGGCGAGGCTCTGCTTCGGTGCAGATTGACCAGTTGCGGCTCTCCGGGCTTAACATCCAGCAGTTGATTCAGCAGGCGGTGGCGCGCAACAACAGTAGTATCCAGGTTCCGGACGACTATTCTCGCTATACCGACATTCGGCAAATGCGCGGTGAAGCGATGCTTGATGCAGGCAAACTGGATTTGCAGTCACTATCCGGTCAGTCAGAAGCACTGACGGTGAATGGTGACGGTCAGTTTGATTTGCCTGCACGGCGTTGCGACATCAATATGGATGTACGTGTCACGCAAGGGTGGAAAGGCGATGGACAATGGGTGCAACTGTTGCAGGATACCGCTATTCCGTTCCGTTTGTACGGCGAGTTCGGTCATTTAAGCTACCAGTTGCAGGTCGATCAGTTACTGCGTAAGCGGTTGCAGGATGAGATGAAAAAACGCCTGAATGACTGGGCTGATAAGAATCAGCCGACGCCTAAAACACCGGCGACAGGCATGTGA
- a CDS encoding TerC family protein: MEWIVDPTIWAGLATLVVLELVLGIDNLVFIAILAEKLPEKSRDRARFVGLLLALLMRFVLLSSISWLVSLIHPLFTVYGHPFSARDLIMLVGGVFLLFKATMELNERLEGKDQAQQNQRKGAHFWPVVAQIVVLDAIFSLDSVITAVGMTEHLPVMMAAVTIAIGLMLLASKPLTRFINAHPTIVILCLSFLLMIGFSLVADAFGYPIPKGYLYAAIGFSVMIEMLNQLAQFNRRRFLSSSTPLRQRTAEAVLRLLRGEHEEAELDKQTADRIADNTGSPGQPVFNQQEQRMIERVLGMSQRSVSSIMTIRHDIEHVDVNIDPANFYKLMEKNQHTRLVMFDSHASSEPLGVVHVIDLLRQQLHGQPLNLRALIRQPLVFPEQLSLLSALEQFREAHTHFAFVADEFGSIEGVVTLSDVMETIAGNLPLEGEELDARHDIQENDDGTLTANGYLPVEDLLMYIPLQLNEKRDYHTLAGLLMEYAQKIPQEGDEVLIDNTLFRVLTVESHRIMKVLIIPESDPQPDYEV; the protein is encoded by the coding sequence ATGGAATGGATCGTTGATCCAACAATCTGGGCCGGTCTGGCCACATTGGTGGTTCTGGAACTGGTATTAGGTATCGATAATCTGGTGTTCATCGCCATTCTGGCGGAGAAGTTGCCGGAAAAATCCCGTGATCGGGCGCGATTTGTCGGGTTGTTGCTGGCTCTGTTGATGCGGTTCGTACTGCTGTCATCCATCTCCTGGCTGGTTTCGTTGATCCACCCGCTGTTTACCGTTTATGGGCACCCGTTCAGCGCGCGCGACCTGATTATGCTGGTGGGAGGTGTGTTCCTGCTATTTAAAGCCACCATGGAACTGAATGAACGGCTGGAAGGCAAAGATCAGGCACAGCAAAACCAGCGCAAGGGCGCACATTTCTGGCCAGTAGTCGCCCAAATAGTCGTACTGGACGCCATTTTCTCACTGGATTCGGTGATTACCGCCGTCGGGATGACCGAACACCTGCCAGTGATGATGGCAGCAGTCACCATCGCCATCGGCCTGATGCTGTTAGCCAGTAAACCCCTGACACGTTTCATCAATGCGCATCCCACCATTGTGATCCTGTGCCTGAGTTTCCTGCTGATGATTGGCTTTAGTCTGGTAGCGGATGCGTTTGGCTACCCGATTCCAAAAGGTTACCTTTACGCTGCCATTGGTTTCTCCGTGATGATCGAAATGCTCAACCAGCTTGCGCAATTCAACCGTCGGCGCTTTCTTTCATCATCAACCCCATTGCGTCAGCGTACAGCTGAAGCCGTATTGCGATTACTGCGCGGCGAGCATGAAGAAGCAGAATTGGACAAGCAGACTGCCGACCGTATAGCGGACAACACCGGCAGCCCCGGCCAACCGGTGTTCAACCAGCAGGAACAACGCATGATCGAGCGCGTGCTCGGCATGTCCCAGCGTTCAGTCAGCAGCATCATGACCATCCGCCATGATATTGAACATGTGGATGTCAACATCGATCCGGCGAACTTCTATAAACTGATGGAAAAAAATCAGCACACCCGACTGGTGATGTTTGACAGCCATGCTTCCAGCGAACCGTTGGGCGTGGTGCATGTGATCGACCTGCTTCGCCAGCAATTACACGGGCAGCCGTTGAACCTGCGTGCGCTGATTCGCCAACCGCTGGTCTTCCCAGAACAATTGTCACTGCTTTCAGCGCTGGAGCAATTCCGTGAGGCACACACACATTTCGCCTTTGTAGCTGACGAGTTTGGGTCTATTGAAGGCGTTGTCACCCTGAGCGACGTCATGGAAACCATTGCCGGTAATCTGCCGCTGGAGGGAGAAGAGCTGGACGCCCGCCATGATATTCAGGAAAACGACGACGGCACCTTAACCGCTAACGGCTATTTGCCGGTCGAGGATCTGCTGATGTATATCCCGCTGCAACTGAATGAAAAGCGCGACTACCACACGCTGGCTGGTTTGCTGATGGAGTATGCTCAGAAAATTCCTCAGGAAGGCGACGAAGTGCTCATCGATAATACACTGTTCCGGGTACTGACGGTGGAAAGCCACCGTATCATGAAAGTATTGATTATTCCCGAATCCGACCCACAGCCGGATTATGAGGTGTAA
- the dcd gene encoding dCTP deaminase codes for MRLCDRDIEAWLDDGRLVITPRPPIERINGATLDVRLGNQFRVFSGHTAPFIDLSGPKDEVSAALDRVMSDEINLAEGEAFFLHPGELALAVTLESVTLPDNLVGWLDGRSSLARLGLMVHVTAHRIDPGWQGRIVLEFYNSGKLPLALRPGMIIGALSFEPLSGPAARPYNRREDAKYKDQQGAVASRIDKD; via the coding sequence ATGAGACTGTGTGACCGTGATATTGAAGCCTGGCTGGATGATGGACGTCTGGTGATTACGCCACGTCCTCCGATTGAGCGGATTAACGGCGCAACGCTGGATGTGCGGCTGGGCAATCAGTTCCGGGTGTTTAGCGGTCATACCGCACCGTTCATTGATCTGAGCGGGCCGAAAGATGAGGTGAGCGCTGCGCTGGATCGCGTAATGAGTGATGAGATCAATCTGGCGGAAGGCGAGGCGTTTTTCCTCCATCCGGGCGAACTGGCGCTGGCGGTAACGCTGGAGTCGGTCACGCTGCCGGATAATCTGGTGGGCTGGTTGGATGGCCGCTCCTCGCTGGCTCGTCTGGGACTGATGGTGCATGTGACCGCCCACCGTATCGATCCAGGATGGCAAGGACGTATCGTGCTGGAGTTCTATAACTCAGGTAAGCTGCCGCTGGCGCTGCGCCCCGGCATGATTATCGGCGCATTGAGCTTCGAACCGCTCTCTGGTCCCGCCGCACGGCCATATAACCGCCGTGAAGACGCGAAATACAAGGACCAGCAGGGCGCGGTAGCAAGCCGGATTGATAAAGACTAG
- the udk gene encoding uridine kinase: protein MTDKSRQCVIIGIAGASASGKSLIASTLYRELRDQVGDEHIGVIPEDSYYKDQSHLTMEERVKTNYDHPSSMDHSLLLQHLQMLKAGQPIALPQYSYVEHTRLQETLQMAPKKVIILEGILLLTDARLREEMNFSIFVDTPLDICLMRRMCRDVKERGRSMDSVMEQYKKTVRPMFLQFIEPSKQYADIIVPRGGKNRIAIDILKAKISQFFE, encoded by the coding sequence ATGACTGATAAGTCTCGCCAGTGTGTCATCATCGGGATTGCCGGCGCGTCCGCATCCGGAAAAAGTCTTATTGCCAGTACCCTGTACCGCGAACTGCGTGATCAGGTGGGCGATGAACATATTGGCGTTATTCCGGAAGACAGCTATTACAAGGATCAATCTCACCTGACCATGGAAGAACGGGTCAAAACCAACTACGACCACCCCAGTTCGATGGATCACAGCCTGCTGTTGCAACATCTGCAGATGCTTAAGGCCGGTCAGCCGATCGCATTACCGCAGTACAGCTATGTGGAGCATACGCGTTTGCAGGAAACGTTACAGATGGCTCCGAAAAAGGTGATTATTCTTGAAGGCATTCTGTTGCTGACCGATGCGCGACTGCGGGAGGAGATGAATTTCTCCATTTTTGTCGATACCCCTCTGGATATTTGCTTGATGCGTCGTATGTGCCGTGATGTCAAGGAGCGTGGTCGCTCGATGGATTCGGTGATGGAACAATATAAGAAAACGGTGCGCCCGATGTTCCTGCAATTTATCGAGCCGTCCAAACAATATGCGGACATTATTGTCCCGCGCGGCGGTAAGAACCGCATCGCCATTGATATTCTGAAGGCGAAAATCAGCCAGTTCTTTGAGTAA